The DNA segment AGTGTTGTAAAACACAGgtagtatttatttttcttcttccgcCTCCAGAGTATCCAAATGTTCTCTCTGGCTAAATCCCCTGTGCCTGCTTTGCATCAAGACTTCTCATCCCCATTACTGTTTCCTCATCCGCCCAGAAAAAAGGGTTAAACAAAATGGTGACAGGGTTTTGGGTCACTGCAGAAAAATCTTGCTTGGTGCCGTGCCTGAGTGTCTGACTATTTTCCTgttcctctccatcctccatccttaACGCCATTTAAGGTCAGTCTGAATGAACGACAAAAGCACTTTCCAACCAGCTGTGAATACGCCAAGAATAGAGTGATCAAGAGTCTGGCCGCCGACAAAGGTGACACTTGCAAATTCACAGGCTGTACGTACTGGATTGATACAAAATGTGTGCACTTGAAACACATCTGGATAGTGGCAAGAATTCCAACATTTGCTGTCGTCTTTTCTCAAAAGTCAGGATTTGTTAATCAGACCAAACAAGTGACTTTTATGTCAGCTTGGGAACGAAGGACTTGTGATTGACCTTTTAAAAAGTAAACGATTAATTGATCAAGTAAAAAAATCGACTGAATAACTACAATAATCAATCATGAAAATAATGGTTAGCTGCAGCTCTGgtggtctctctctctacagatGTTACCTCGCAGCACGGCTTAATGTCTTAACCACATTTGGAGAAGCAGTGGGTTGTGGGTAGGACTGGCTGGTGACTTTGAGTGTGGAGAGAATCCGTGGGCCAGGGGAGGTGTAATTAGTGGGGGGTTGGCGAACAATAGGACCTTTTGACTCGGCGGTGGAGGTGCAGTGAAGGTTAGATCCAAGGAGAGTGATACGGATCTGGAGAGATGCCACTCATTCTCTTCCTGTCCTTCAAGAACGTTTCGAAGGATCTGCTGCTTTTAATGGCTTTTTCGTAAGCTCTCGCTGGTTAACcttcacattttaacatgtgCTTTCTAAGTCCGAGACAAGCTTCATGTCATGAGGCTCCATCTCTCATGTTCAGTTGTATCCTAGTAATCAGTAGAGATGTTCCTAGTAGTAAATAACAGCTTATATGATGTATTTAtcagctgtatgctactaaaCCTGAATGAAATTGATTAATTCTATTGTCGATGGCCTGGCTTAGGTTAtaccatttgaaaaacaaaaacatacagagaatgaatgcCATAGAGcttcttttattatctagaTTGAGAGTcacaactgaaaaagaaaatgcaaatgtattaatCTAGGAATACACTTCAATTACTTGAAACTGAAGTGTTGCATATGTTACACGTCGCTGTTTAACTTGTGGGACTTCCCAGCGTGAAATGTTTccaaattgctgacattttaccTAGGTCTGATTAACGCCACTCTGCATCACTCTAAGAAcagtacttgccagtggcagtgCAACCTAACTGCTGTTTTGGAACGGACAAGAAGACGTGATTCCTGGggaaattgcagttttatctgggtgaaaccAGTATACTTACAAAGACACGATATTCGATCGATACATAGATATGAGTACTTGCTGATGCCAAACCCAACATTTTCAATGCTGGCATCGGTGTCAGAACATCTCTTGAcactctctttccttcttttttacCTTACTTTACATGTTCTGCcttctctgtttccctctctcttcctgtccttGTCTTCCTGCTCTGTCTTCGCTGCCTCTATCTAATTCTTTATACAAAAGCAGGAACTGGGCTTGGAAATGTGTCTGCGCACACTCATCTTGCACCCCCAACAGACATGTACCTATTCATAgagaagaacaaaacaacagcgTTATGGCCAGCTGGTCTTGGCAGGTCTGTCTCTCCATTCTCAACTGGGCAACCCTCATCTTACCTAAGCTGTTGCTAAAATAGCCTGACTGCACCTTGTAGTTTCTGCTTATTTCACTACTTGTGTTAGCCAGTATAACCAAAAGGCGGAGCTGTTTGTACATCTAGTAAGACTTTTATCCTTAAAGCCGACTGAGCATCATAACTCTGGCCATGATCACATCCTGACTAACCGTTTCctgttttcccttttgtttcctCCCCAGTGAAATACCTAGAGGGGTTTCAACTGCCCTGCACCGCTGGAGCCTTCAATAATGTCGGGGCCAACACATCACAACCGGCCTCCTCGCTTCTGACCCAACATGGAGCTCAAGGTCTGGGTGGATGGAGTCCAGAGGGTCGTCTGTGGGGTCACTGAGGCAACCACGTGCCAGGAAGTGGTGATCGCTCTGGCCCAGGCTAtaggtttgaaaaaaaacacacacacttaagatTGAAGCTGCCATTAAACCTTTAACTGCACTATCTTGGTCTTAATGAATCAGGCTACACCATCATAGAAAATGTcctgtcatgtttccatcttaCTCAGAGAAGGCTACGTATATGAGTCAATCATCAGAATTCATAAAGGACACGACTGCTATTTAAAGAAGTGATGTTAGTTGGTAAACTTTGGGTTGCAGTATTGATTCAATGGTTGTATAGTTCTGATGGAATTGATAGGTAATACATCAGATTTGAGTGTGATCTACGTTTCATTGGGAACAGTATTACTTGAACAGAATGATTCTTAATCAGGTGCTACTTGATACAGAGTTAGTACTGTTGTTAAAGAATAGGGATATTGTTTAGTTACAAGATGCTACTTTTCAAGTAAAGCAGAAAACGTACAGACACTCAGTAAatgtgtgcagtgcagtgtagcTCCtatgttcatctgttcatcaacACATTTCGCGTCACAGTCTTTTTACcccaaaataaatcagaaagtTGGCCTGATGATTTATATGTTGTTCACATTCATTGCATTTCCGTGGAGAAAACTTCCCCAACGTTCTTCACACTTACAAAACAATGGATTCATCAACCCACAACTGTAATCTGGGTTTGCAGCTCTCCAAAAAGCCTTTTGTTAAGTGAGAAGAAGTTGTCATGAAGCACATAAAGAAGGAGTCTCCTGCCTACATGTTCAGCTCCTGCTGATATTCAGTGGATCTAGTCAGAGGCTTTATTGGTTCTCTAATCAACCCCCCCCTTTCCCATATGGTTCCTTCAGGAACGGGGGCACTTGAGCAGACTTTATTGACATCACTTCCCACAAAGCGCGGGGTAGTAGGAGGGAAAGTCTGACTCATCGCTCTGTGTCCTGCCAAACTGAGAATGCAGCACTTCTGAGCCCCGTCCTCTGCCGTCACAATATATTAAACCATATACACGATAATAAGTCAACATTGATCACGTTGATTACACATTACTTCAAGTGTTGTGTATAGGTTATTAACACTGAATCATATGtgatgtaaagatgtttctcTTAGTGCTCAagccacagagaaacactgttaCACCAACCAACCTATAGATCTATATAGTTCTTATACTCGTATTGTTCTACTTTGTAGACTGCGTTTTGCTCTCCTCACTTATAAAACTGCTGCAAGCCGTTTTCAGAAACCACAATTTCAACTTTCAAGTGGAAAAATTATGGAACATTACACCAATGATATTCCTCTGTCTGCTGAATATTTAAGCAGACAGTTGTGTGCCAACCAGAGACTGTATGGACGACATTTCTCCACtccctcccactatccagaaacaaagccaaaatatctcatcTTATTTGGAGCCActctgcgcagtagtgatcggggaTGAAACAGTGTTGGGGGGTTTTGGTGATACACGCGCTCAAACAGTCGTGAGTCAGACTCTGAGCTGTCATCATGATGttacaccttgtttttatagcatcaaataactcattaaaataAGATGAGAACTTGTTAAACCAGAAACAATCTCTGAGCAAAGTCTATTTGACGTTTACTGTATAGtctgttccatgtcccatctcccaacatggaggagaccgGATTTATGACGTCGACCTCAaacagccactagggggcgatcaagacactttggcttttcTTTAGGGGAGCCAtcgtgttgtccatcttcacGGTCTATGTTTCCAACATGTTAGTTCCATAAGCTGGTAGTGTATTATAGctgtgtttctatgtttttgACTTTCATAACCATCTATTGTGATGTTTACAGGTCGCACTGGGAGATACACTCTTGTAGAGAAATGGCGGGACACGGAGCGTCACCTCGCCCCTCATGAGAGCCCTGTGGCCTCTCTGAACACTTGGGGCCAGTATGCTGGTGATGTCCAGCTGATCCTGCACCGCACAGGCCCCTCCCTAACTGAAAGACCCCCCTCCGAAGGGCCCACTTTCAGGGGACCTGAACGCGGGCTGCACCGGCAGAGCCTCCCTCCCCTAGCAAAGCTTCGTCATCCCAACGACCGCTCCCTCCGGCGCCGCGAACCGCGCCGCAAGTCTCTCACGTTCACCGGTGCGCCCAGAGGACTGAGGGAGATACTGAGCGGGGGTCGCATCGGGGAGGCTGAGGCCAAAAGGAGACTTCTCCTCGGAAACAGTGGGAATCACCACCATGGAGGTACGGCCATCGGGACTGCATCTCCCAGCCTGTGGGCCTGTCGCATGGAAGATCTGGTCAGACTGGTCGGTCTACAGAGAGAGACTCTCAACGTGCTGGAGAACAAGCTGGAGGCCTatgaggctgagctgcagtCCTGGGCTGAGGGGAGAGGGGTGCGAGGTGGAGTGTGCATTGGAGACCCAGGTGCAGGAGGAGGCCTGATGGAGGAGATCCTGAGGCTGGAGAAGCACCTGAGGAAGAAtgaggtggagatggaggaggaggagttttgGGCCACTGAGCTGCAGATTGAGCTGGAGAGTGAGAGGCAGCTGGAAGAAAGACTGCAGGAGCTCCGAGGACGCCTGCAGGGCTGTGAACACGACATTGAAGAAAAACTGTCAATGGTACAGGTGTGCTATATCTgggataaaaacatgtttttgtgttgaaagATTTGGAAGGAAAAAGTTGAAAGATATAACCAGCCAAGAAATAAAGAATAGTTGTTTCATTACATCATAGTTGCCTTATTATTACCAGATGTTCTAGTAATGTCTGTGTATTGTCATAGTTCTTCTTTTTCAtgaactgtttttgttgttccATCAGGGTGTGGAGGCCGGTCTGGAGGAGGAGCGGCTGCAGAGGGAGCGGCAGGAGACCCAGTGGGTTAGTGAGGCAGAGGCTCGGGCTCAGGTCCTCAAGGTTAAAACAGAGCTGAAAGCCCAGGAGAGACAGGCTGTGCAGCTGGAGAGTAGCTGCAGAGCCGTGGACAGGTCCCTTGGACAAAGCAGTAAAAAACTGCAGGTGAGCATTTAAACACCTATTTTCGCTACCCGAGATTTTTAACAAAACAGTGCTGCAGGGTGTTGCAGTGATGAGACAGATCATCCTTCAAGAAGATGCCTTTAAAGGTTTCATATACACGTTTCATTGACACAAGATGGGTGTTGCACAGAGcttcataaacacacaaccagaaGCACAACAGATTAAACTCACACTATCTTTAAGAGACCTTACAATAAACAGTCCATCTAGATGGCTGCTGTGCGGACTAGTAAAATAGATCCATCAAATCTCATCCGCTGGTTGATGTTCCTGTCGTGTCTGAGCCTCTGTGTGACACACCACATTTACTGATTAGTATGGCTAGCACCTTTTAGCTGTGTGTAGCCCATAGACTGGTTCTAACAGCACTGTGGCAGGTGACAGGTGAGTTCTGAAAGATGTCACAGTGCGGAAAAGGGGTAAAATTTAGGGTGTCCACATGTGTGTAATTCCTACATCACTACCATCTTTCTTTATAACATGAATGTGCACCAGACCAGcaaccaaaacaaagaacatgGCTGCCCAGATCACAAACACAGGGTGGGACATCATTCTCTGCTATACCTTTACATGTTGGCTgctgtattatatatatatatataacctcaGTTTCTTGTCATCTGTGCCTGTAGAGGTCATATTCAAGCTGCTGTTAACGATTTACTGTTTCCTAAATGATTGTGATTGTTTCATTGAAGGACATGCAACATGATCTGGAGCAACTGACGAAGGAGCTGAGGCAAGTTAACCTGCAGCAGTTCATCAAGCAGACAGGCACCAAAGTCACGGTGCTGCCAGCCGAGCCCAGCGAGGATGAATGTAGCCACATCACTCTTGGTAAGCATGATGAcgatttttttattctcctaCTCAAAAAGAAATCTTCatctttttgtcagtttttcaATCCTCCCAAAACCATGCATCTTATGGTGTTTAATCGGTCTCAAAAACCACGCACATAAAAACCATGCATGTGATACAAATGTGCTCTGTGTGCACACGTGGTCCTTCAAGCACTAGGCTATGATGAGCGCAAGTTCAACCATCCCTGTGTAATCGCAACTGCAATCTCTCGCTCAGCAACCCGACTTTTCAGACtttggaggaggagacaggggcTTACAGCTCATTTGATCAGTCACTTACAACATCCTGAGAGACTAAGATGCAATTTTTAATTTGGCTTTGGCTGCCATTCATCGAGGTGACAAATAGCTCACTTTCAATTAAATGGCAGTTTGACTGTGCATTAGTGAAATAATTTGTTTCCATCTAGAAACGTATTATTTTTCTACCTAATGTCTTAGGACTGCTGAGAGAAAATGACTTagctgtgagagagagagagagagagagagagagagagagagagagagagagagagagagagagagagagagagagagagagagagagagagagagagagagagagagagagagagagagagagagatatataaAGTGATAAAGTGAGGAGGGGGCAATGAAGTATTATATTAGTTTTTACCCACTCCAGTTGCAGTTATAGTCTCCATGCCAACAGCTGCCAGGATACAGGCGGACCTGGTGTCATTCCTTCACTATActttctcctctccactccGTCCGTCACACTGTGCCCCTGtcacatgtttctgtgatgGCATTATAGGACCAAAGCTCTGTCGTCTCACAGGAGACCAGCACAGAGCAGTCACAATGCAACAGTGGCTCATCACATCAAATTGACGAGCTGCTTATATAGTTTAAGGGGAAATTAGATAAGTGCATTATGTGAAGTAACAAGGGACGTAACCACCAATTTGTAAAATTAAGCCCTCCGGGCAAAGAGGTGCTTATCCACTCCTGCAAAGCAAAGTTTATAGGCtgaaaaagaaatatacaaacttaaaaataaatccgtagcacagaaataaatgtgtgaatccAAATGAAGCACAAGCATCAAGTTTAAGCTCTACTATAGAGCACTAATGAATTATTTAGTATTCCGCATTCCCTCTGCATTAAAGAGCAAGTAAATGCAGTGTATGGGATTTCATGTTTGACTTAAACTTGATTGAACAATTTTAATCCACTGTAGTCGTAAATTAACTGGGTGGCTGTGTGAAACAGTGGAAGGTAACCTGATTTGATTTTTGGCTCAAATCcttaacacaacagttaacacaGCCTTAATCAAACTTAAATATTTGACCTCTCCCAAGAGATTTTCTTTCTGCGTGACATGCACTTCATAGTTGCATTATCAAACTTCATGGTAATGGTTTCCAATTACGAAAAGTAATGAGTTGAGTGCTCATGTCCTTCTAGTAACCTTCTACTTCATGTGTGTAAAATCTTTTGTGCTGGGCCATAAACCCATTGCATCTGCTGATTCACTGCACGGCTCAGCAGTGGCCCCTGGTGGCAAAGATATCACATAGCacaaacatgacatttattttgttatcagGGAATGTATTGGTACTTTTTAggaatgtaaataaacagggcacatttaaaaacaatgtcaatttataaagaaattcaacaaaaatgtttttctttaatctaaGAAAATCacaggaaaatattttttgctcAAATGCttaattttgacattttaccaAATCTTGAGGTCTTCATCAGTAAACTGCAAAGTATattgtttgcatgttctctccaagtctgtgtgggagttttctctgggtactaAGGCTTCCtcacacagtccaaagacatccAAAGGGTTAGGTTAACTgcagactctaaattgaccgtaggtgtaAATGTGCATGTCACTGGTTGTATGTCTCCTGCGTTAAACCAACTTTCTAGGTTGTGCCACAATTCTTGCTCAATGCCagttgggattggctccagctcccatGTGACCCTCAAAGTAATAAGcgtagataatgaatggatggatggacttaCATTCAgtgtattgttttaaatgaattgtcTGTTGTTCTCTTGTTAAAATTCAGTTCCCCTCACTGGCTCTCTGAAGCGCCCTGTCTCAACCCATACGATGTCTGGTCACCTGCGGGTCCTCCACAACCCTCTCACTTCTGGCCTGAACCCAGAGGGGATCTACGTGTGAGGCCGCTCTGATTGGAAGGAAACGCATCTCGTTTTACCTTCCAGAGCCCACAtcacccccccaaccccccgAACCCATCAATGCGTGGGAGTCGTATAGTACAGGATACCTCAGTAGCACACTACTATGCACTGTTGTTTCAATCACCTGGAGGCAGCCGTGACTGTAAAGACTCAGATAGTGGAGGAATGATGTCGATCATGGAATGGAAGTCATTTAGCACTTAGTGATGAGCCGTCAGAAGTTAGAGCATGAAGAATACAAATGTTCAGACGTCACTGAACATGTCAGGACTCTCTAAACATCAGGCTGATGTGGACTTTATTCATGGACATATCCACTCAAAGTACTTTTACTCTCACTTTAGTACCTGCTGAATGATTTGTAATGTTTTCTCACAAGCATCATGATTGAGAACTGTTGCCTTTTGAACAATATTCTTGGTATGTGAATCTATGAACTCTATATCTTTAAAATCGTGTTATCTCTGCAGTAAATGCATTTTACCTGGGTCTTATATAAGTAAAGAGAACTTCTCTTGTGTCTGTAGGAAAAGTGTCTAGATTTGATCATTTTGCATATGAGAATCTATCCCTGTAGCTTGGACTGTCTGTTCATGTTAAAACTATGCACAAATAGTTAATAGTTTTGTTACTGAAGAATGTTCCTGTCTGCGTGTACCAAAATGATCGcttactgtaaatgttttcttactttctaTCATTATTAAGTGaatgattatattttattacgAAGCAGAATGCAGTGCCCTCAATCCTGCATTATGCACAAGCTGCATAATGAAGCAGTATTAATTATCCTTttgagctgtttttttcttttcttgttgttgttacaCAGATTATTTTTTGCCAAATGTATTGTGCTTGTTTTTTCCTTGTGAGGATTGGTGGCCAAAGATTAGCAGGTCTTGTTGCATGATTGTCATGTTATTATAGCCATACGAGGACGTGCAGAGCAGCCACAGTGTAATAAATCAGTGTGGTGAATCTAAAAACGCAGGCatgtaataataacacaacGGATCGCTACAGttacagtgtgtatgtgtgtgtatggagcCAGAATAGCCAAGATTAGACGCCCCTCTTAGGTTGTAGTTCAGCTACTAATCACATCAAAGTGCCTTATATTCTCAGTAGGTGTATTGAAGAGTCATACAGTAGAGCTTTAGCGGAGACATTGAAGTAACGCTCGTAGTCAGTTAAGctaaaaatgtttgatagttGCATTAGTGCCACGTCGCCGCACAGACAGAAATGGCGAAAAAGGAAAACTATAGTTACCTTGTGTCTG comes from the Hippoglossus stenolepis isolate QCI-W04-F060 chromosome 5, HSTE1.2, whole genome shotgun sequence genome and includes:
- the LOC118109708 gene encoding ras association domain-containing protein 8 isoform X2, translating into MELKVWVDGVQRVVCGVTEATTCQEVVIALAQAIGRTGRYTLVEKWRDTERHLAPHESPVASLNTWGQYAGDVQLILHRTGPSLTERPPSEGPTFRGPERGLHRQSLPPLAKLRHPNDRSLRRREPRRKSLTFTGAPRGLREILSGGRIGEAEAKRRLLLGNSGNHHHGGTAIGTASPSLWACRMEDLVRLVGLQRETLNVLENKLEAYEAELQSWAEGRGVRGGVCIGDPGAGGGLMEEILRLEKHLRKNEVEMEEEEFWATELQIELESERQLEERLQELRGRLQGCEHDIEEKLSMGVEAGLEEERLQRERQETQWVSEAEARAQVLKVKTELKAQERQAVQLESSCRAVDRSLGQSSKKLQDMQHDLEQLTKELRQVNLQQFIKQTGTKVTVLPAEPSEDECSHITLVPLTGSLKRPVSTHTMSGHLRVLHNPLTSGLNPEGIYV
- the LOC118109708 gene encoding ras association domain-containing protein 8 isoform X1, translating into MELKVWVDGVQRVVCGVTEATTCQEVVIALAQAIGRTGRYTLVEKWRDTERHLAPHESPVASLNTWGQYAGDVQLILHRTGPSLTERPPSEGPTFRGPERGLHRQSLPPLAKLRHPNDRSLRRREPRRKSLTFTGAPRGLREILSGGRIGEAEAKRRLLLGNSGNHHHGGTAIGTASPSLWACRMEDLVRLVGLQRETLNVLENKLEAYEAELQSWAEGRGVRGGVCIGDPGAGGGLMEEILRLEKHLRKNEVEMEEEEFWATELQIELESERQLEERLQELRGRLQGCEHDIEEKLSMVQGVEAGLEEERLQRERQETQWVSEAEARAQVLKVKTELKAQERQAVQLESSCRAVDRSLGQSSKKLQDMQHDLEQLTKELRQVNLQQFIKQTGTKVTVLPAEPSEDECSHITLVPLTGSLKRPVSTHTMSGHLRVLHNPLTSGLNPEGIYV